The Parachlamydia acanthamoebae genome has a window encoding:
- a CDS encoding polysaccharide deacetylase family protein yields the protein MKIFFRDDDLGWNRERFQKLLNLFASHQTKLNVAAIPRSCEELYLPKTFADQQDILQIHTHGYAHVNRIPIGKRCEFDETRSLEDVEKEMGEGKEILEKLFPNLYFPAFTPPWNNLPDKFVPTLIKVGYKILSRSDASHTTPAVGIQNLDVALSLHSSKRKLYIPHTFILDEVRKSSLHPYGILLHHAMMDDLDFSFLDLLLKKLNEENVTAYFFSELQT from the coding sequence ATGAAAATCTTTTTTCGTGATGATGATTTAGGATGGAATCGAGAGCGCTTTCAAAAGCTGCTCAATCTTTTTGCTTCTCATCAAACAAAGTTAAATGTCGCTGCTATTCCACGCAGTTGCGAAGAGCTTTATCTTCCAAAAACTTTTGCAGATCAACAAGATATTCTTCAAATCCACACACATGGCTATGCGCACGTCAATCGTATCCCCATTGGCAAACGTTGTGAATTTGACGAAACCCGCTCACTGGAAGATGTTGAAAAAGAAATGGGCGAGGGGAAAGAAATCCTGGAAAAGCTATTTCCAAATCTCTATTTTCCTGCTTTTACCCCTCCTTGGAATAACCTTCCGGATAAATTCGTACCTACTTTGATTAAGGTCGGATATAAAATTTTGTCTCGAAGCGATGCTTCTCACACAACGCCTGCTGTAGGCATTCAAAATCTGGACGTCGCATTAAGCTTACATTCAAGTAAACGCAAGTTATATATTCCTCATACATTCATTCTTGACGAAGTGAGGAAAAGCTCCTTACATCCCTATGGAATCCTCTTACATCATGCCATGATGGATGATTTAGATTTTTCTTTTCTCGATCTGTTATTAAAAAAATTGAATGAGGAAAACGTAACGGCATACTTCTTCAGTGAGCTGCAAACATGA
- a CDS encoding glycosyltransferase family protein, with protein sequence MKGLFWCQYVLGIGHLVRGLRICQALTKHFDIDFFQGGRDVYLSFDSPRFNKFILPAISNIDQDPIVGVLASKRNIFSTFEARRRLIRSLLEETQEPYSFFFTDSFPLGKLAFTEEILEIIDILKKANPHCLIISSVNDVCYNGGGNCKEAGDILHNFYDYLFVHSDPNFVRLEETSSVVRESQNQIFYTGYVATPPPEHIPKEKSKKILISAGGGAVCSELLHAVAQITIFFPDYEFNFVLGPNSPKTIHHDLQVMQKMLHPSNIQISHFLPNFTEHLSRSALLITLGGSTLADMCQTRTPGLVYPYVSPKTREQPFRAQKFAEKGVVTVLSAEDLKPERLIKLIRDRIATPFPDIQINGNGAENSAKLLLELLNKK encoded by the coding sequence GTGAAAGGACTTTTTTGGTGTCAATATGTCTTGGGGATCGGCCATCTTGTCCGAGGCTTACGCATATGTCAAGCGCTTACAAAGCATTTTGATATCGATTTTTTTCAAGGAGGAAGGGATGTTTATCTATCCTTCGATTCCCCTCGTTTCAATAAATTCATTCTTCCTGCTATTTCAAATATTGACCAAGACCCAATTGTTGGGGTTCTCGCTTCCAAACGCAATATTTTTAGTACTTTCGAAGCAAGAAGACGTTTAATTCGTTCGCTATTAGAAGAAACCCAGGAACCTTACTCCTTTTTCTTTACAGATTCCTTCCCCTTGGGAAAATTAGCCTTTACGGAAGAAATTTTGGAAATTATAGACATTCTCAAAAAAGCTAATCCCCATTGTCTAATCATCAGCTCAGTCAACGACGTCTGTTATAATGGAGGAGGAAATTGTAAAGAAGCAGGTGATATTTTACATAATTTCTATGACTATCTGTTTGTCCACTCAGATCCTAATTTTGTCCGCTTAGAAGAAACCTCAAGTGTCGTACGAGAGTCCCAAAATCAAATCTTTTACACAGGCTACGTTGCAACACCACCTCCAGAGCATATCCCGAAAGAAAAATCCAAAAAAATTCTGATATCTGCGGGTGGCGGAGCTGTATGTTCTGAGCTTTTGCACGCAGTTGCGCAAATCACGATTTTCTTTCCCGATTATGAATTTAACTTTGTCTTAGGCCCTAATTCTCCCAAAACGATTCATCATGATTTGCAAGTGATGCAAAAAATGCTCCATCCCTCCAACATCCAAATCTCCCATTTTTTACCGAATTTTACCGAGCATTTAAGTCGCAGCGCTTTATTGATCACTCTTGGAGGAAGCACTCTTGCAGATATGTGTCAGACACGTACACCTGGTCTTGTCTATCCTTATGTATCACCCAAAACGCGTGAACAACCTTTTCGAGCTCAAAAATTTGCAGAAAAAGGAGTTGTGACTGTGTTAAGCGCTGAAGATTTAAAACCAGAAAGATTAATCAAACTCATTCGAGATCGAATTGCGACACCGTTCCCCGACATTCAAATCAATGGGAATGGTGCAGAAAATTCAGCTAAACTATTACTTGAGCTTTTAAATAAAAAATGA